Part of the Pseudoalteromonas rubra genome is shown below.
TGTAGCCCCGGCCATTGCCTTCATAGCCAATCAAGGTACTGGAAAACACCACTTTGGGATAGGCTTTAAGTAATGCCATGAGTACCGGTACCGGGATTGCGGCGGCCTCATCAACCAGCAGCACATCACAGTTTGGACGTTGTGCAAGTAGTTGATCAGGCGGTATAAAGCGCAGATTAGCAAGCTGATTGAGTTTGTCAGTGACCGGCTCATTCAGTGCAGCACCGAGGTGAACAAAGCTGTTGTGTACGGCACGGCGTTGCTGCGCGCATAGCACAAAACTCAGTTCGGGCAGGCCAGCCGCCAGTCTGCCAAGCAGCGAGGATTTTCCCCGGCCACGATCGGCACTCAGTAATACGGGCCCGGCAGTCGCTTGTTGCAAGTGAGCTGTTAGCTGAGTGAGGGCACGCTGTTGCTCATTGATATCCAAAGTGGCGTGCGGTGCATTATAGCGTGGTGGCAGTAAGTCGCCCTGTGATTGGCTGATCTGCCATACTGAAGCGCTGTTTAGCAGCGTCTGCCAGCGTTGCAGGTAGGGGCTGGACTGCGCGGTTTCGTTATAGGACAGCCAGCGCTCAAGCGCCGGATCGCACCAGCTTTGCCATTGTGACAACGCCGGGGCGAGCACAATCAGCAAGCCTCCGGCTTGTACTGTGCCAGCGGCGGCTGCGAGTGTGTTGGGTACCAGTCCGCTGTAGAGGTCATAGATAACAAATGGGTATTCCTGGCCCAGCACCTGATGTAAATGTTCTGGCCAGCAAGCCCCGGGCAGTGTTGTGTGCTTACTCAGCACTAACGCTGTATTTTGCATGGCAGGGAACAGGCGCTGTACTTCAGTGTAGGTCCACTCCTGTTCGCCGCTGATGAGTAAGAGCTGGCGGTGCCTGGCCTGCGCGAGCTGAGTGAGCAGGCCGGCAAGCTCAGAGTGCTTGCAATCTGGCATAGGCAGTGACCAGCCACTTGCTGCCGACATCGTCAAAATTGACCTGAATACGTGACTGTGCGCCGCTGCCTTCATAGTTGAGTACTGTGCCGGCACCAAATTTAGCATGTAATACGCGCTGACCGAGGCTGAAACCGCTGTCTTCAAATACAGCATGGCTCACCGAGCCGCTGAAACGACCACTGGGCGCTGGGCGTGAAACTTGCGTCTTGATGCGAATTTCTTCCAGACAGTCTTCGGGAATTTCACGCAAAAAGCGTGACGGACTGTGGTATTTTTCCTGACCATACAGGCGGCGGCTTTCCGCGTGGCTGATGTAGAGCTTTTCCATGGCCCGGGTCATGCCGACATAACACAGGCGACGCTCCTCTTCGAGGCGGCCCGATTCTTCGTGGCTTTGCTGCGAAGGGAACATGCCCTCTTCCACGCCCACCATAAAGACCAATGGGAATTCCAGGCCTTTGGCTGAGTGTAGCGTCATCATCTGCACGGCATCTTCGTGCTCGTCGGCCTGGCCTTCGCCAGATTCCAGTGAGGTATAGGCTAAGAAACCTTGTAGTGGCGAGGTGAACTCTTCTTCTACGGGTAAATCAAACTGCCCACAGGCGTTGATCAATTCCTCGAGGTTTTCTACCCGGGCACGGCCTTTTTCACCTTTCTCAGCCTGATACATGGCCAGCAGACCGGATTGCTCTATGGTGGTTTTGGCTTGATCGGCCAGTTCGAGTTCCATTAACTTGTCGTCCAGCTGTTCAACCAGTTCAATGAAACGACGAATGGCGGTGGCGGCGCGGCCAGCCAGGTGGCCTTGCTCCAGCACGGCTTTGGCCGCGTACCACAGGGGGAGTGACTCGGCCCGGGCACAGTCTCGAATATGGCTCAGAGTTTTGTCGCCGATACCGCGTGCTGGGGTGTTGATCACCCGTTCAAACGCGGCGTCGTCATTGCGGTTGCTGATCAGGCGCAGATAAGACAGGGCGTCTTTGATCTCCTGACGTTCGAAGAAGCGCATACCGCCGTAAATGCGATACTTGAGGCCTTCTTGCAACAGCGCTTCTTCCAGCACCCGAGATTGGGCGTTACTACGGTAAAGCACGGCACAGTCGCTCAGTGCGTTACCCCCCTGAAACCAGGACTTAACTTTACCGACCATAAAGCGGGCTTCGTCCAGCTCGTTAAATGCGGCATACACGGATATAGGCTCACCCTGATTACCGTCGGTCCAGAGGCTTTTGCCCATACGCTCAGCATTGTTCTGGATCAGGGCATTAGAGGCTTTTAATATGGTGCCGGTGGAGCGGTAGTTTTGCTCTAGGCGAATCGTTTGCGCGTCGAAGTCAGTTAAGAAGCGTTTGATATTCTCAATCCGAGCGCCTCGCCAACCGTAAATACTTTGGTCGTCATCGCCCACTATCATGATGTTGCTGTCGCTGCCGGCGAGGAGTTTTAGCCATAAATACTGAATGCTGTTGGTATCCTGAAATTCGTCGACCAGCATATGACGGAAGCGCTGCTGGTAATGACGTAGTAGCGTGGGGTTTTGTTGCAGCACTTCGTAGCAGCGCAGCAAAATTTCGGCAAAGTCGACCAGGCCGGCGCGATCACAGGCATCCTGATAGGCAGTATACACCTGCAACATCAATTGCTCGTTGACATCATGGGCGGTGATGTCTTTGGGGCGCTGACCTTCGTCTTTGCGTGCGCTGATATACCAACTGAGCTGTTTAGGTGGCCACTTTTTATCATCGATGTTCATCGATTTCAGCAGGCGTTTGATCATTCTCAGCTGGTCGTCAGAGTCTAAAATCTGAAATGACTCTGGCAGCCTGGCTTCGCGATGATGGGCGCGCAAAATACGATGGGCGAGGCCATGGAAGGTACCGATCCACATACCACCGACCGGGTTTTGTAAGGTTTCTTCGACCCGGGTACGCATCTCTTTGGCGGCTTTGTTGGTAAAGGTCACGGCAAAAATGCTGTATGCAGAAGCCTGTTCAACCTGCATGAGCCAGGCAATGCGATGCACCAGCACCCGGGTTTTACCCGAGCCTGCGCCTGCTAATACCAGCATGTTTTGTAGTGGTGCGGCAACCGCCTCACGTTGTTTGTCGTTTAAGCCATCAAGTAATTCTGATACGTCCATCTTTGCGCCCATCGTCTTTATTCAGCGCAAAGTATACCTAGGGCAGGGCACAAAGCCCAGTTTGGTGCGGGTATTTTGCACATGGTTAAAATTAACCATATGAAAAATATAAGGTTTAAATTTTACATAACCTGTTTTTATATACAGTTATTGATTCAGTACGTCTTTCAGTCGGCGCTGCATTTCATCAACCAGTCGGTCCGGCTGAAATTTAGATAAGAAAACATCACACCCTACCTTCTCTACCATGGCCTTGTTAAAGCTGCCACTGAGTGAAGTATTGAGCACGATATAGAGGTCTTTCAGGCGGCTGTCGTTACGTATTTCGTAGGTTAGGCGGTAGCCATCCATAACCGGCATTTCAGCATCCGTGATCACTGCCATGAGTTCTTTGTTCACGTCTATGCCCTCATCTGCCCAGTGTTGGAGCAGCTTTAGGGCTTCGTGGCCATCGGTTGCGGGTAGCACTTCGATGCCCAGCTGAGCCAGCGTATCGGAAACCTGGCGACGTGCCGTGGGAGAGTCATCCACATGCAAAATCTTGCGGCCCTGAAATTCATTGATGATAGTTTTGTCGAGGATATTTTCGGGGATCACCACGTCATACGCGATGATTTCGGCCAGCACCTTCTCGACGTCAATGATCTCTACCAGTAACTCCTGGTCGCCGCGCTTGAGCTTGGTCAGTGCGGTGAGGTAATGGTTGCGACCCACTGAGCGCGGGGGCGGCATGATATCAGACCAGGTGGTGTTGACGATCTGGTCGACTTTACCCACCAGAAATGCCTGAATGGTTCGGTTATATTCGGTGATCACAAGATTGCTATCACTGTCGTATTCACAATGCGGCATGCAGATCGCCTGGCGTAAATCGATCACCGGAATAGATTCACCCCGAATGGTGGTGACACCTGCTATTTTTGGGTGGGCGTTGGGCATCTTGTTAAGATGCGGCAACTTAACGACTTCTTTGACTTTAAACACATTGAGTGCAAACAGATGTCGGCTGTGCAAATGAAACAACAGTAGCTCGAGGCGGTTTTCTCCCACCAGTTGTGTGCGTTGATCAACGGATGCTAATACTCCGGCCATAAAGCTACCCTAATATATGTACCTTCCCTCAGTATATACTTATTAGTAAATAAATTAATACTTTCTGTGCGCACAAATTGAGCCCAATCAGGCTGAGTCAAACAATGGTGTCTGGCAAGTGTCGTACAAAGGGTTATCTCAGTTGCATAATCCTGATTATTCAGTATGGTAAATCAGAGACTTGCAATATAGGAATGACAATGCCTTTGCTATTTAAGCGTTTGTTGTTGGTATTACAGACGCACATTGATCAGGCCAGTTGGCCGCTGATTGGACTGGCGACTGTGTTGCATATGTGCGTGACCTGGGCATTGCTCTGGCTGGCACAGGAGCACGCATTATTGCCTGTCAGTACCTATATCTATTATTACGTCGTGACCACATCCACAGTGGGTTATGGTGATTTTAGTGCCACGACCGATCTGGGACGCTGGGTTGTGGCCTTATTTCAAATCCCGCTGGGTCTGGCGTTGTTTGGCATTTTGCTGGGCAAAGTTGGGCAACTAATTACAATTTGGGTAAAAAGAGCAATGAAGGGCGATAAAGACTATTCACATCTGAGCGATCATATCATCATCTTTGGCTGGCACACGACACGCACTGAGCGCATGATAGAGTATATTCTGGCTGACAATAAACGCATTGAACGGCGTATTGTGTTGGCTGTGTGTGACGAAATGGAACACCCGTTGCTGCGTTTTTCTGAAGTGGATTTTGTGCGATTGTTGAGCTTTACTGATGATCAACAGTTGGCGCGCACTGGGTTAGCCTATGCGGATAAAATCATTGTTGATGGTCAGGACGACGATCAAACCTTTACCACTGCGCTGAAGCTGAGTCCGATGGTGAAAACGGCCGCGCACATCAGTGCCCATTTTAATGATGAAACCAAGGCACAGCTGTTACGTCAGCATTGCCGGAATGTAGAGTGTTCGACGGCGATGTCAGCTGAGATCCTCGTACGTTCGATGCAGGACCCGGGCTCAAGTCGTATTCAGGAAGAACTGCTCTCCACCCTACATGGCGATACACAGTTTAGTTTGCAGTTGCCGAAGTCACTGACAGCTTTGACATTCGGTCAGCTTTTTATGTATTTCAAAGCGCATCATAATGCGATTTTACTGGGCGTGGCGCGCGACCTCAGTGGCCGTGATATGGATTTAAACCCACCGTTGGATTACGCATTGCAGGGAGGTGATGTGTTACATTATATTGCACCGCAACGCGTACTTCACAGTGAAGTGAACTGGGAGCGAGTATGACAGATCAATTGCTGCTATTAATGGGGGCCTTGTGCTTATATTTGCTGCCAATAGGATTGGTTGCTGGCAGCAAACGCACCCGGGGTCATGAGAAAAATGGTTGGCTGATCGGCACTTTGTTGTTTTCCTGGCTGGCGCTGATCTTGTACTTTTCTATGATCCCCAAAGGCGGAAAGCAGAAAAAGCGCTAACAGATCTGAACCCTGGTCAGGCATTGTTACTCAGTGCCACCTAGCTGGCAGATGTGTGCCCACTCAGCGTCGGTCACAGGCATAATGGACAGACGCCCGGCCTTTTTTAGCGCCAGCTCTGTGATGGCATCATCGGCTTTAATGGCTTTGAGGGTCACAGGTCGGGGCAAATGCTGCTGATAGCATAAAGTGACGCCTACCCAGCGAGGGTTGTCTGTACTGGACTTAGCATCATAATAATCGCTGCTCAGATCAAATTGATGAGGATCGGTCTCTGCTCCTTTGGTGACCGTGGCGATGCCGACCACAGCGGGGATTTTGCAGCTTGAGTGGTAAATAAAGACCTGATCCCCCACTTGTACATCATCGCGCAGAAAGTTGCGGGCCTGATAATTACGTATTCCTTCCCAAAACGTACTTTGCTGTGGTGCCTGCTGCAGATCGTCAATGGAAAATGCGTCGGGTTCGGTTTTAAATAACCAGTATGCCATGTCAATTACCTTGTCAGAGAAAGCCAACTCAGAGTGTATCGCACTCTTGTCCGGCCTGCTACGTGCCCGGGTTAAGCACCTGATTTAACATGCGATGCCTCTCTTTACTTGCACAATAGTGTATAATTACAGGATGAGCTATGCAGTGTAAGAGGTGTGCAATGAGTCAGGCATTACAGGGGTTGCTGGAGCTACTTCAGCTGGAAGAAATCGAACAAGGGATATATCGGGGCCAGAGCCAGGATCTGGGCTTTCCGCAGGTGTTTGGCGGCCAGGTCATGGGCCAGGCCCTCTCCGCAGCTAAATACACTTTGCCAGAAGGCCGCTATGTGCATTCGCTGCATTCGTACTTTTTACGTCCCGGCGATGCGGCTAAACCGATAGTGTACGATGTTGAGAATATCCGTGATGGCCGTAGTTTTAGTACCCGCAGGGTCAGTGCGATTCAGTACGGTAAACCCATCTTTTATATGACCGCGTCTTTTCAGGGGGATGAACCTGGTTTATCCCACCAGTCAGAGATGCCTGAGGTTCCGGGTCCGGAAGCATTGCGATCATCGCTGGAGTTTTATCAGGACAAAGCAGACTTAATTCCTGAGTCGCTACGTGCCAAATTTACTCAGCCGATGCCCATCGAAATGCGTCCGGTGGAGTTTCATAATCCGTTTCAGCCCGAGGTGATGGAACCCACACGCCATGTCT
Proteins encoded:
- the tesB gene encoding acyl-CoA thioesterase II, with protein sequence MSQALQGLLELLQLEEIEQGIYRGQSQDLGFPQVFGGQVMGQALSAAKYTLPEGRYVHSLHSYFLRPGDAAKPIVYDVENIRDGRSFSTRRVSAIQYGKPIFYMTASFQGDEPGLSHQSEMPEVPGPEALRSSLEFYQDKADLIPESLRAKFTQPMPIEMRPVEFHNPFQPEVMEPTRHVWFKANGAMPDDRRIHNYLLAYASDFEFLPTALQPHGVSFMQKNMQVATIDHAMWFHRPFRMDEWLLYSVDSPSASNGRGLVRGQFFNRQGELVASTIQEGVMRQREAR
- the uvrD gene encoding DNA helicase II yields the protein MDVSELLDGLNDKQREAVAAPLQNMLVLAGAGSGKTRVLVHRIAWLMQVEQASAYSIFAVTFTNKAAKEMRTRVEETLQNPVGGMWIGTFHGLAHRILRAHHREARLPESFQILDSDDQLRMIKRLLKSMNIDDKKWPPKQLSWYISARKDEGQRPKDITAHDVNEQLMLQVYTAYQDACDRAGLVDFAEILLRCYEVLQQNPTLLRHYQQRFRHMLVDEFQDTNSIQYLWLKLLAGSDSNIMIVGDDDQSIYGWRGARIENIKRFLTDFDAQTIRLEQNYRSTGTILKASNALIQNNAERMGKSLWTDGNQGEPISVYAAFNELDEARFMVGKVKSWFQGGNALSDCAVLYRSNAQSRVLEEALLQEGLKYRIYGGMRFFERQEIKDALSYLRLISNRNDDAAFERVINTPARGIGDKTLSHIRDCARAESLPLWYAAKAVLEQGHLAGRAATAIRRFIELVEQLDDKLMELELADQAKTTIEQSGLLAMYQAEKGEKGRARVENLEELINACGQFDLPVEEEFTSPLQGFLAYTSLESGEGQADEHEDAVQMMTLHSAKGLEFPLVFMVGVEEGMFPSQQSHEESGRLEEERRLCYVGMTRAMEKLYISHAESRRLYGQEKYHSPSRFLREIPEDCLEEIRIKTQVSRPAPSGRFSGSVSHAVFEDSGFSLGQRVLHAKFGAGTVLNYEGSGAQSRIQVNFDDVGSKWLVTAYARLQAL
- a CDS encoding EVE domain-containing protein; protein product: MAYWLFKTEPDAFSIDDLQQAPQQSTFWEGIRNYQARNFLRDDVQVGDQVFIYHSSCKIPAVVGIATVTKGAETDPHQFDLSSDYYDAKSSTDNPRWVGVTLCYQQHLPRPVTLKAIKADDAITELALKKAGRLSIMPVTDAEWAHICQLGGTE
- a CDS encoding chemotaxis protein CheV; translated protein: MAGVLASVDQRTQLVGENRLELLLFHLHSRHLFALNVFKVKEVVKLPHLNKMPNAHPKIAGVTTIRGESIPVIDLRQAICMPHCEYDSDSNLVITEYNRTIQAFLVGKVDQIVNTTWSDIMPPPRSVGRNHYLTALTKLKRGDQELLVEIIDVEKVLAEIIAYDVVIPENILDKTIINEFQGRKILHVDDSPTARRQVSDTLAQLGIEVLPATDGHEALKLLQHWADEGIDVNKELMAVITDAEMPVMDGYRLTYEIRNDSRLKDLYIVLNTSLSGSFNKAMVEKVGCDVFLSKFQPDRLVDEMQRRLKDVLNQ
- a CDS encoding potassium channel family protein, producing the protein MPLLFKRLLLVLQTHIDQASWPLIGLATVLHMCVTWALLWLAQEHALLPVSTYIYYYVVTTSTVGYGDFSATTDLGRWVVALFQIPLGLALFGILLGKVGQLITIWVKRAMKGDKDYSHLSDHIIIFGWHTTRTERMIEYILADNKRIERRIVLAVCDEMEHPLLRFSEVDFVRLLSFTDDQQLARTGLAYADKIIVDGQDDDQTFTTALKLSPMVKTAAHISAHFNDETKAQLLRQHCRNVECSTAMSAEILVRSMQDPGSSRIQEELLSTLHGDTQFSLQLPKSLTALTFGQLFMYFKAHHNAILLGVARDLSGRDMDLNPPLDYALQGGDVLHYIAPQRVLHSEVNWERV